One Clostridium sp. CM027 genomic window carries:
- a CDS encoding helix-turn-helix domain-containing protein, translating to MGRKSTISDQQKIKAVTSYLNGKASMLSLCNKLQVHKSSFQKWVIRYKSEGEAGLKHSSKNTSYTAKIKINIVKEYLDGHGSLNDLCIKYHISSNTVLCNWIKKYNGHENIKSSGTGGKIIMTKGRKTSYIERIEIIKYCIENNNSYNKTVEKYKVSYPQIYTWMKKYNQFGIEGLLDRRGKPKAEELMTEDEKLKAQYKLLEAQNRRLRMENALLKKIQEIERRRY from the coding sequence ATGGGAAGAAAATCAACTATATCAGACCAACAAAAAATTAAGGCTGTAACATCATATTTAAATGGAAAAGCTAGTATGTTAAGTTTATGCAACAAACTTCAAGTACATAAGAGTTCTTTTCAAAAATGGGTAATACGATATAAATCAGAAGGTGAAGCTGGGTTAAAACATTCTAGCAAAAATACTTCTTATACTGCCAAAATCAAGATTAACATTGTAAAAGAATATCTTGATGGGCATGGCTCACTGAATGATTTATGCATTAAGTATCATATTTCGTCAAATACAGTTTTATGCAATTGGATAAAGAAGTATAATGGTCATGAAAACATAAAATCTTCTGGAACAGGAGGAAAAATAATCATGACCAAAGGACGCAAAACTTCTTATATTGAACGCATTGAAATCATAAAGTACTGTATTGAAAACAATAACAGTTATAATAAAACTGTTGAAAAATATAAGGTATCTTATCCTCAGATTTATACCTGGATGAAGAAGTATAATCAGTTTGGTATTGAAGGGCTTTTGGACCGACGTGGAAAGCCAAAGGCTGAAGAGTTAATGACAGAAGATGAAAAGCTAAAAGCTCAATACAAGCTTTTAGAAGCACAAAATAGAAGATTACGGATGGAGAATGCTCTTCTAAAAAAAATCCAAGAGATAGAAAGAAGGCGATATTAA
- a CDS encoding reverse transcriptase domain-containing protein, giving the protein MKQRFEDFKNGNIDLRNLSPLVYSEENVMLAVRQLSKGKGRMTKGPDGSNYDTIAKTNFIELGMIVKDRLLNKKMDYVKRIYIPKGDGKKRPIGICTIWDKLVEKCIQLVLDPYCETKFVPSSFGFREQVSTHNAIAKVKNQTNVMPYVLSVDMKDYFGTIDPNIMYRELWHMGIHDQVILNYIYRFIKKGYLEAGCKIYDPKGSAQGSIIGPLLSNVYLHRFDVWLRDQGDDWHDKSVNKFHNIDNRRSNMRRTNLKIGIHVRYADDILVLCKSKSDAEKFKYSVTKYLTKNMKLIINEDKTKIYDLKKEKMKYLGYNFKLYQKRSRIRNGKELMVINSLPKDKGNLIVEECCKRLNDIKKIPSYENIMAWNVYIIGLHNYYKGMNEFNKCFGKLGWRIYKRFYNTMEGRIKFITEQKIKNNFRKGTYKSWGKTGYYMLYDIPIVHIEWANWEYKLVSAIKGKICRINPYDYGEKKNHKPGVSLNDIKYLVESAKLSRQASRFSQFRISKYSSLHGLSHISGEVVPVEDYHCHHIVPCNKGGKDDYNNLCILSKEQHIILHSNNRAKLYDVVGKKYHKRVEELISLL; this is encoded by the coding sequence ATGAAACAGAGATTTGAAGATTTTAAAAATGGAAATATAGATTTGCGTAATTTAAGTCCTTTAGTTTATTCCGAAGAGAATGTTATGCTAGCAGTACGTCAACTTAGCAAGGGTAAAGGAAGAATGACAAAAGGACCAGATGGTTCTAATTATGATACCATAGCAAAAACGAATTTTATTGAGTTAGGTATGATAGTAAAAGACCGTTTACTTAATAAAAAGATGGATTATGTTAAACGTATTTATATTCCTAAAGGTGATGGTAAGAAACGACCTATTGGCATATGCACAATCTGGGATAAGCTTGTTGAGAAGTGTATTCAGCTAGTATTAGACCCGTACTGTGAAACTAAGTTTGTTCCTAGTTCCTTTGGATTTAGGGAGCAAGTATCAACACATAATGCAATAGCAAAAGTTAAAAACCAAACTAATGTTATGCCATATGTCTTATCTGTAGACATGAAGGATTATTTTGGAACTATAGACCCTAATATTATGTATAGGGAACTATGGCATATGGGAATACATGACCAAGTAATATTAAACTATATTTATCGTTTTATTAAGAAAGGTTACCTAGAAGCAGGGTGCAAAATCTATGACCCGAAGGGTTCTGCACAAGGTAGTATTATAGGACCATTATTATCAAATGTGTACCTTCATCGTTTTGATGTATGGTTGCGAGATCAGGGTGATGATTGGCATGATAAAAGTGTTAATAAGTTTCATAATATAGACAATAGACGTTCAAATATGAGAAGAACTAATTTGAAAATTGGTATCCATGTAAGGTACGCTGATGACATTTTAGTTTTATGTAAGAGTAAGAGTGATGCTGAAAAGTTTAAATATAGTGTAACGAAATATCTTACAAAAAATATGAAACTTATTATTAATGAAGATAAAACTAAAATTTATGATTTAAAGAAAGAAAAGATGAAATATCTGGGCTATAATTTTAAGCTTTATCAAAAACGTAGTAGAATAAGAAATGGTAAGGAGCTAATGGTAATTAACAGCTTACCAAAGGATAAGGGGAATTTAATAGTAGAAGAATGTTGTAAAAGACTTAATGATATTAAAAAAATACCTAGTTATGAGAACATCATGGCTTGGAATGTATATATTATAGGATTACATAATTACTATAAAGGTATGAATGAGTTTAATAAATGTTTTGGAAAGTTAGGATGGCGAATTTACAAAAGGTTTTATAATACAATGGAAGGTCGAATTAAGTTTATAACAGAACAAAAAATCAAGAATAATTTTAGAAAGGGTACATATAAAAGTTGGGGTAAAACAGGATACTACATGTTGTATGATATACCAATTGTTCATATAGAATGGGCTAATTGGGAATATAAATTAGTGAGTGCAATAAAAGGTAAAATATGTAGAATCAATCCGTACGATTATGGTGAAAAGAAAAACCATAAGCCTGGTGTATCTCTTAATGATATTAAGTACCTTGTAGAGAGTGCTAAATTATCTCGTCAGGCAAGTAGATTTAGTCAATTTAGAATTAGTAAATATAGTTCGTTACATGGATTGAGTCATATCTCTGGGGAAGTAGTTCCAGTAGAAGATTATCATTGCCATCATATAGTGCCTTGTAATAAGGGTGGTAAAGACGATTATAATAATCTATGCATACTAAGTAAGGAGCAACATATCATACTACATAGTAATAATAGAGCAAAATTATATGATGTGGTTGGAAAGAAGTATCATAAAAGGGTCGAAGAATTGATAAGTTTGCTATAA
- a CDS encoding DUF1129 family protein has protein sequence MIKTKALIMQLNKASEKLSLESKDVFDDIVVYVRTSNIKTRDAEEFLQQILDSFLNAEQQGVSIENVLGTTDIKHYCEEIVNTYKSNYHYSSLCSEYVMYTGMIITILSIINYITQNFEAIIKYGINDFTLILNFNLGIILQFLIIGITIFAIIIFLKKNCFKKTFKVSKTKEFFKVWVIGCLWFCIMFACTFLREILEFKLNIILVLIIGIALYFVGKYASEK, from the coding sequence ATGATTAAAACAAAGGCATTAATAATGCAATTAAATAAAGCATCTGAAAAATTATCTTTAGAAAGCAAAGATGTATTTGATGACATTGTAGTCTATGTAAGAACATCCAATATAAAAACAAGGGACGCTGAAGAATTTCTACAACAGATACTAGACAGCTTTTTAAATGCAGAGCAGCAAGGTGTAAGCATTGAAAATGTACTAGGAACAACAGATATTAAGCATTACTGTGAAGAAATAGTAAATACCTATAAATCAAACTATCATTACTCATCACTATGTAGCGAATATGTTATGTACACAGGTATGATCATAACAATATTATCAATTATTAATTATATTACACAAAATTTCGAAGCAATTATAAAATATGGTATTAATGATTTTACTCTCATTCTAAATTTTAATTTAGGAATTATTTTGCAATTTTTGATTATAGGTATTACGATCTTTGCTATTATCATTTTTCTCAAAAAAAACTGCTTTAAGAAAACTTTCAAAGTTAGCAAAACAAAAGAGTTTTTTAAAGTTTGGGTAATAGGATGTCTATGGTTTTGTATTATGTTTGCTTGCACATTTTTAAGGGAAATATTAGAATTTAAATTAAATATAATTTTAGTTCTTATTATTGGAATCGCGTTATATTTTGTAGGGAAATATGCATCAGAAAAATAA
- a CDS encoding MarR family transcriptional regulator, whose protein sequence is MEQNEHLFNIHSLYNLARYAFLKIESNYARMVETSGITLPQLRILWIIKVFPGISLSSVARIGCWTSPTVSNMIKILMSKNLIFKEEANNKKAYKFQLTEKGNWFIYINKQDKKKKIYLFDLIGLFSHKELDFIIEIFTGIIIKEDKEFIFDYIEKLNEMNLKIDLTDFDTNEVSIIKKTISVYNLLRTFILTIKSNHSEPLKEFNVTYAQLRALWIIAAFPGITSSELSEISFWSPSTVHVIVKNLNSKHFIHKEKALIKNAYYLDISQQGEVLIIEDYNKNQKTLLIFEELKEISSQEILKLNSLLVRMNVRLGNYKTEEYIKKTFAFIESSALGE, encoded by the coding sequence ATGGAACAAAATGAGCATTTGTTTAATATACATTCGTTATATAATCTAGCGAGATATGCTTTTTTAAAAATTGAATCTAATTACGCAAGGATGGTAGAAACTTCAGGTATAACTTTGCCACAACTTAGAATTCTTTGGATTATCAAAGTGTTTCCAGGAATTTCACTTAGTAGCGTCGCAAGGATTGGATGCTGGACTTCGCCTACTGTTAGTAATATGATTAAAATTTTGATGAGCAAAAATTTGATATTTAAAGAAGAAGCTAATAATAAAAAGGCATATAAATTTCAATTAACAGAAAAGGGTAATTGGTTTATTTATATAAATAAACAGGATAAGAAAAAAAAGATCTATCTTTTTGACTTAATAGGATTATTTTCACATAAGGAATTAGATTTTATTATAGAAATTTTTACTGGAATTATAATAAAAGAAGACAAAGAGTTTATTTTTGATTATATTGAGAAGCTTAATGAAATGAATTTAAAGATTGATTTAACAGATTTTGATACAAATGAAGTTAGTATTATAAAAAAGACTATTAGTGTATATAATCTTTTAAGAACATTCATATTAACTATTAAAAGCAATCATAGTGAACCACTTAAGGAATTTAATGTAACTTATGCTCAGCTTAGAGCCTTGTGGATAATTGCTGCATTCCCAGGTATTACATCAAGTGAATTAAGTGAAATTAGCTTTTGGTCACCTTCTACAGTTCATGTAATAGTAAAGAATTTAAATAGTAAGCATTTTATTCATAAAGAAAAAGCTCTAATAAAAAATGCCTATTACTTAGATATATCTCAGCAAGGCGAAGTGTTAATAATAGAAGATTATAACAAGAATCAAAAAACTTTACTGATCTTTGAAGAATTGAAAGAGATTAGTTCGCAGGAAATTTTAAAGTTAAATTCTCTTTTAGTGAGAATGAATGTTAGATTAGGAAATTACAAAACAGAAGAATACATAAAAAAAACCTTCGCGTTTATTGAAAGTAGTGCATTGGGAGAGTGA
- a CDS encoding TPM domain-containing protein — protein sequence MHNFSSSMITKAKISTKVIFAVMISVFLLSQVTVINIVNAETKYPKATELKYVNDYAGVIDSKSTEYILSVGKELEAKTGAQATVVLIDSLQGEPIEAYTTGIFRSFGIGQKGKNNGLLILLSMKEKKWRVEVGTGLEGAVTDIYSSRVMNDFAVPRFKQNQYGEGLRAAYSALADNIAKEYNVKLDKNVNVPQYVESSNVSKKGSGILAIGFIVLVFLDFVLNRGRITRFIITLLFWSSIGRRGGGNGGGFGGSGGGSGGFGGGSSSGGGSSGGW from the coding sequence ATTCATAATTTTTCATCAAGCATGATTACGAAAGCAAAAATCAGCACAAAAGTTATTTTTGCAGTTATGATAAGCGTATTTTTACTGAGTCAAGTAACAGTTATAAATATAGTGAATGCAGAGACCAAATATCCTAAAGCTACAGAATTAAAATATGTTAATGATTACGCTGGAGTGATAGATAGTAAATCTACAGAATATATTTTGTCAGTAGGTAAGGAATTAGAAGCCAAAACAGGTGCACAGGCTACTGTTGTGCTTATAGATTCGCTGCAAGGAGAGCCTATAGAAGCGTATACTACTGGGATTTTTAGAAGTTTTGGTATTGGACAAAAGGGTAAAAATAATGGGCTATTAATTTTATTATCAATGAAAGAAAAAAAGTGGAGAGTTGAGGTAGGTACAGGTCTAGAAGGGGCTGTTACGGATATATACTCCTCAAGGGTTATGAATGATTTTGCAGTGCCAAGATTTAAGCAAAATCAATATGGAGAGGGTCTTAGGGCAGCATATTCAGCTTTAGCAGATAATATAGCTAAAGAATATAATGTAAAACTAGATAAGAATGTTAATGTTCCACAATATGTTGAAAGTTCAAACGTCTCTAAAAAGGGAAGTGGAATTCTAGCAATAGGATTTATCGTATTAGTTTTTCTTGACTTTGTTCTTAATAGAGGAAGAATAACCAGATTTATTATTACATTGCTATTTTGGAGTTCAATCGGTAGACGTGGTGGCGGAAATGGTGGTGGCTTCGGAGGTTCCGGAGGTGGCTCTGGAGGCTTTGGAGGAGGTTCATCAAGTGGAGGAGGATCTTCTGGAGGTTGGTAA
- a CDS encoding class I SAM-dependent methyltransferase, translating to MDQKSMTALISAFSRSYHSVQNTEKVFDDYLAKDILTENEYEQISSNMSKGINFFNPLFDGTQKEALHWIVDNQLSPTPLGRSAFAEKALENAVRVGAKQYVIFAAGYDTFAYRQPDWASNIQIFELDHPATGSDKQNRIQSVLSEKPTNLHYVSIDFTENNWESNLIDCFEFDQSKISFCSLLGISYYLSKRTFAETLNTISCIVPKGSVIIFDYPDEDSYTPKAGERTKKQVALAGGANEKMLASYSYSELKNLLADSNFLIYEHLTPNEITEQYFKKYNKLNPEHPITAFDNVNYCLAVRN from the coding sequence ATGGATCAAAAAAGCATGACCGCATTGATAAGCGCATTTTCAAGGTCATATCATTCAGTACAAAATACAGAAAAAGTATTTGATGATTACTTGGCAAAAGACATTTTAACTGAGAATGAATACGAACAAATTTCAAGTAACATGTCAAAAGGAATCAATTTTTTCAATCCATTATTTGACGGTACACAGAAAGAAGCATTACATTGGATTGTAGATAATCAGTTATCTCCAACTCCACTTGGTAGATCAGCATTTGCGGAGAAAGCACTTGAAAATGCTGTGAGAGTTGGCGCAAAACAATATGTAATTTTCGCTGCCGGTTATGATACATTTGCATATCGTCAGCCTGATTGGGCATCAAACATTCAAATTTTTGAACTTGACCATCCGGCCACTGGTTCTGACAAACAAAATCGTATTCAATCAGTATTATCAGAAAAACCTACCAATCTGCACTACGTATCAATTGATTTTACAGAAAACAACTGGGAAAGCAATTTAATTGACTGCTTTGAATTTGATCAAAGTAAAATCAGTTTTTGCAGTTTGCTTGGGATAAGCTACTATTTGTCTAAGCGGACTTTTGCTGAAACACTCAACACTATTTCATGTATTGTACCAAAAGGCAGTGTTATTATTTTTGATTATCCAGATGAGGATTCATATACCCCAAAAGCAGGAGAACGAACAAAAAAACAAGTAGCACTGGCTGGTGGGGCTAATGAGAAAATGCTTGCAAGCTATTCCTATTCAGAGCTTAAAAATTTATTAGCTGATAGTAATTTCTTGATTTATGAGCATTTGACACCGAATGAAATAACAGAGCAGTATTTCAAAAAATATAATAAATTAAATCCAGAGCATCCTATAACAGCCTTTGATAATGTAAATTATTGCTTGGCAGTGAGAAACTAA
- a CDS encoding LemA family protein, with protein MNKTLRTIAIVAAIFLVITMPIIGGYNKIVSLEQKVKVTEGNIDTQLQRRSDLIPNLVETVKGYASQEKDIFIKIADARAKLAGAKTVPDKAQADSELGSAVSRLLVVVENYPDLKSSQNFRDLTVALEGTENRIGTARQDYNTNVSSYNSTIKKFPTNIIAGIFRFDEKAYYKASESAKVVPKVDFTK; from the coding sequence ATGAATAAAACATTAAGAACGATTGCAATTGTTGCAGCAATATTTCTAGTAATAACAATGCCTATTATTGGAGGTTACAATAAGATTGTAAGTTTAGAACAAAAGGTAAAAGTTACAGAAGGAAACATAGATACACAATTGCAAAGAAGGTCTGATTTAATTCCTAATTTGGTAGAAACGGTGAAAGGCTATGCATCTCAGGAAAAAGATATATTTATAAAAATAGCAGATGCCAGGGCTAAACTTGCAGGAGCAAAAACGGTGCCAGATAAAGCGCAAGCGGATAGCGAACTTGGAAGTGCGGTTTCAAGGCTATTAGTAGTTGTAGAGAATTATCCGGATTTAAAATCTAGTCAGAATTTTAGGGACTTAACGGTAGCTCTTGAAGGTACAGAAAATAGAATAGGAACAGCGAGGCAGGATTATAACACAAATGTTTCAAGTTACAACAGCACAATTAAAAAATTCCCGACGAACATTATTGCAGGGATTTTTAGATTTGATGAAAAGGCATATTATAAGGCTAGTGAATCAGCTAAAGTAGTACCAAAAGTTGACTTTACTAAGTAG
- a CDS encoding glycerate kinase: MKKLKFVIAPDSFKESVSGFEASHAMKSGIKSIFKDAEFDIIPMADGGEGTSEVIVNAQKGEFRNVIVTGPLGEKTEARYGWLVEEKKAVIEVAEACGLYLVEHSKRNPMFTTTFGVGEMILDALNKGADHLIIGLGGSSTNDGGLGMLQALGVIALDTEGNELGLGGKELIKIHKLDISKMDTRLKKISIEVACDVQNPFVGENGATKVFGPQKGAKGEIADELELGMINFAKALVETFDFDISNIPKTGAAGGLGGAFLLLNGSLLRGVDLVIKHTKFEERIKDADFIITGEGSIDGQTKYGKTIAGVAHIAKKYNIPTIVLAGKVGDDIDELYSMGVTSVFGIVDKPKNLEEALKDGYNSIKKASENIARLIKVLYFNGKE; encoded by the coding sequence ATGAAAAAACTTAAATTTGTGATTGCACCTGATTCTTTTAAGGAAAGTGTAAGTGGATTTGAAGCATCCCATGCTATGAAAAGTGGCATAAAGAGTATCTTTAAAGATGCAGAATTTGATATTATTCCTATGGCGGATGGTGGGGAAGGGACCTCTGAGGTTATAGTAAATGCTCAAAAAGGAGAATTTAGAAACGTAATAGTTACAGGTCCTTTAGGTGAAAAGACAGAGGCTAGATATGGATGGTTAGTAGAAGAAAAAAAGGCAGTAATTGAAGTGGCAGAAGCTTGTGGGCTGTATTTAGTGGAACACTCTAAACGAAATCCAATGTTTACAACAACTTTTGGAGTTGGAGAAATGATTCTTGATGCTTTGAATAAAGGAGCAGATCACTTAATAATTGGACTTGGAGGATCTTCTACAAACGATGGAGGTCTAGGGATGTTACAAGCATTAGGAGTGATAGCTCTAGATACGGAGGGTAATGAATTAGGACTTGGTGGAAAAGAGTTAATTAAAATTCATAAATTAGATATTTCTAAGATGGATACTAGACTAAAAAAAATAAGTATAGAAGTAGCCTGTGATGTCCAAAATCCTTTTGTTGGGGAAAATGGGGCAACTAAAGTTTTTGGACCTCAAAAGGGTGCCAAAGGCGAAATTGCAGATGAACTCGAACTTGGAATGATTAATTTTGCCAAGGCATTAGTAGAAACCTTTGACTTTGATATTTCTAATATACCAAAGACCGGTGCTGCAGGCGGATTAGGTGGGGCTTTCCTTTTATTAAATGGTAGTTTATTAAGAGGTGTAGATTTAGTTATAAAGCACACTAAATTTGAGGAGAGAATTAAAGATGCAGATTTTATTATAACTGGTGAAGGAAGTATAGATGGCCAAACAAAGTATGGAAAAACCATAGCTGGAGTTGCACACATTGCTAAAAAGTATAATATACCAACCATTGTGCTCGCTGGCAAAGTTGGAGATGATATAGACGAATTATACTCAATGGGAGTAACTTCAGTTTTTGGTATAGTAGATAAGCCTAAAAACTTAGAGGAAGCGCTGAAAGATGGATATAATAGCATTAAAAAAGCATCTGAAAATATTGCTAGATTGATAAAAGTATTGTATTTTAACGGAAAAGAGTAA
- a CDS encoding IS3 family transposase gives MLSEARYEDTYLAIQELSNKDKFPITELCIIGGVSHSAYYKWLHREKSNRVLKNEELLKLICELYEEKDGILGYRQMTIKIRREYNKKVNYKRIYRLMQILGLKSVCRKKRYNYIKSTPEVTAENILDRNFKAEQVNKKWLTDVTEFKYGRSGQKAYLSAIFDLGDRSIVSYVIGHSNNNQLVYQTFNLAVKVYPDAKPIFHSDRGFQYTSKIFKEKLKKAGMIQSMSRVGHCIDNGPMEGFWGILKTEMYYLHKFEDYESLKKSIEDYIEYYNNRRYQKRLKCMTPMEYQRYLLGNAA, from the coding sequence ATATTAAGCGAAGCTAGATACGAAGATACTTATCTTGCAATCCAAGAATTATCTAACAAAGATAAATTTCCTATAACTGAGTTGTGCATTATAGGCGGCGTTAGCCATTCTGCATATTATAAATGGCTACACAGAGAAAAAAGTAACCGAGTATTGAAAAACGAAGAATTATTAAAGCTTATTTGTGAGTTATATGAGGAAAAAGACGGTATCTTAGGCTATCGCCAGATGACGATTAAAATCCGTAGAGAATATAATAAAAAAGTTAATTATAAACGAATTTATCGTCTGATGCAGATATTAGGATTAAAATCCGTATGCAGAAAAAAAAGATATAATTATATTAAGTCAACTCCTGAAGTTACTGCAGAAAATATTTTGGATAGAAATTTTAAAGCAGAACAAGTCAATAAAAAATGGCTTACAGATGTAACCGAGTTTAAATATGGGAGAAGTGGACAAAAGGCTTATCTAAGTGCAATATTTGATTTAGGTGATAGAAGTATTGTTTCATATGTCATTGGTCATTCTAATAATAACCAATTGGTTTATCAAACCTTTAATCTTGCTGTTAAAGTATACCCTGATGCTAAACCAATATTTCATAGTGACCGAGGTTTCCAGTATACTTCAAAAATATTTAAAGAAAAACTAAAAAAAGCTGGAATGATACAGAGCATGTCGAGGGTTGGGCATTGTATTGATAATGGTCCAATGGAAGGATTTTGGGGAATCTTAAAAACAGAAATGTATTATCTTCATAAATTTGAAGACTATGAAAGCTTAAAGAAATCGATTGAAGACTATATAGAATATTATAATAATAGACGTTATCAAAAACGTTTAAAGTGCATGACACCAATGGAATATCAGCGATATCTATTAGGTAATGCAGCATAA
- a CDS encoding PadR family transcriptional regulator, producing the protein MANYSQLLKGILEGCILKIILKKETYGYELYSSLKISGFEDLSEGTLYPLLIRLEKNGLLSSVSRDSPLGPKRKYYSLTKLGEQEFLDFCSSWGKISKSVNKILGDDLND; encoded by the coding sequence ATGGCAAATTATTCTCAATTATTAAAAGGAATTTTAGAAGGTTGCATATTAAAAATAATTTTAAAAAAAGAAACCTATGGATATGAATTATATAGTTCATTAAAAATTAGTGGTTTTGAGGACTTATCTGAAGGAACTTTATATCCTTTGCTAATCAGGTTGGAAAAAAATGGGTTATTGTCCTCGGTAAGCAGGGACTCACCGCTGGGACCAAAACGAAAATACTATTCTCTTACTAAATTAGGGGAACAGGAATTTTTAGACTTTTGTAGCTCCTGGGGTAAAATTTCAAAATCAGTTAATAAGATATTGGGGGACGACCTAAATGATTAA